In Bombus pascuorum chromosome 13, iyBomPasc1.1, whole genome shotgun sequence, a single genomic region encodes these proteins:
- the LOC132913154 gene encoding hepatocyte growth factor-regulated tyrosine kinase substrate isoform X3, protein MFRSSLNFDKLLDKATNPYQLEPDWVAVLQICDLIRQGDVQPKAVLAAIKKRTTNINPHVALYALLVLESCVKNCGTLIHDEIGTKQFMEQLKELVKTTTYDNVKLKALELIQAWAHAFRNSPKYRAVQDTLNIMKAEGYKFPTLKESDAMFIADTAPAWADGDVCHRCRVSFSMVQRKHHCRACGQVFCSQCSSKVSTLPKFGIEKEVRVCEACYEKVNKPSTAQIKEGDLPAEYLNSSLAQQQQVPPRKTAAELQEEEELNLAIALSQSEAEHQEKEKKRGSRTTKVNPPSTRVARASSPPPSPQEETEVDPELAKYLNRKRWELRQSALEEHSSRADVTSPSAPNISSPMPQKVIIVKQQNGEVDTQMEEFVNALRSQVEIFVNRMKSNSSRGRSIANDSSVQTLFLNITAMHSRLLRYIQEQDDSRVYYEGLQDKLTQMKDARAALDALREEHREKLRRQAEEAERQRQMLMAQKLAIMRKKKQEYLQYQRQLALQKIQEQEREMQMRQEQQKQQYIMGGYQAVSGFIGPSQGSPVRHVQYETPGTNYNPMSPTNQGFIYGQPTMKQYPMQSYNMPPHVMGPIANQDQQPPDAVQGHEGMGRISVSGPGMQAGGHQMGPPPQGPPSSHITQTQPTPVHLPPQQGAPQITQSGPPTQMGIPQVPQSHMGPSPAQIGPGAHGSPGQVVGLPPQMGPQQPSTMSGPQGPSMQSHVSNTPISSQGTGTIQVPPGTTIGTMLTSNPPMQGPQGASVPTMQGMAQAPVSQGQQLQYQPPNSLPVASNEPTQVKKDAKPETAELISFD, encoded by the exons ATGTTTCGCAGTTCGCTTAATTTTGACAAATTATTAG ataaaGCAACGAATCCTTATCAACTTGAACCTGACTGGGTAGCAGTACTTCAAATATGTGATTTAATACGTCAAGGAGATGTGCA ACCTAAAGCAGTACTTGCAGCCATCAAAAAGAGAACAACAAATATAAATCCACATGTAGCTTTATATGCTCTATTG GTTCTAGAATCTTGTGTCAAAAATTGTGGTACGCTTATACATGATGAAATTGGTACTAAGCAATTCATGGAACAACTTAAAGAATTAGTGAAGACAACAACTTATGATAATGTTAAACTTAAAGCTTTAGAATTGATTCAAGCCTGGGCACATGCCTTTCGAAATAGTCCTAAATATAGAGCAGTACAA GATACACTTAATATTATGAAAGCTGAAGGATATAAGTTTCCTACTTTAAAAGAAAGTGATGCTATGTTTATTGCTGACACTGCCCCAGCATGGGCAGATGGAGATGTGTGTCATCGTTGTCGGGTATCATTTAGTATGGTACAAAGAAAACATCATTGCAGAGCATGTGGTCAAGTATTTTGTAGTCAATGTTCGAGTAAAGTATCCACACTGCCTAAATTTGGAATTGAAAAGGAAGTTAGAGTGTGCGAAGCATGCTATGAAAAAGTTAATAA ACCATCTACTGCTCAAATTAAAGAGGGAGATTTACCTGCTGAATATCTCAACAGCTCTTTAGCTCAACAACAAcaa GTACCTCCCAGGAAAACAGCAGCAGAActacaagaagaagaagaacttaATCTTGCCATAGCCTTAAGTCAAAGTGAAGCAGAACatcaagaaaaagaaaaaaaacgggGAAGTCGTACAACAAAAGTAAACCCACCCAGCACACGCGTTGCGAGAGCATCTTCTCCACCACCATCACCT caAGAAGAGACGGAGGTTGATCCTGAGCTTGCAAAGTACTTGAATCGCAAACGTTGGGAACTAAGACAAAGTGCATTAGAAGAACATAGTTCTAGAGCAGATGTTACCAGTCCTTCTGCTCCTAATATAAGCAGTCCAATGCCACAAAAAGTTATAATTGTTAAACAACAAAATGGAGAAGTTGATACTCAAATGGAAGAATTTGTTAATGCCTTACGATCTCaagttgaaatttttgttaatagaATGAAAAGCAATTCGTCAAGAGGCAGATCAATTGCTAATGATAGTTCTGTACAAACTTTGTTCTTAAATATTACTGCTATGCATTCAAG ATTATTGAGATATATTCAAGAACAAGACGATAGTAGAGTATACTATGAAGGTCTTCAAGATAAATTAACACAAATGAAAGATGCTAGAGCTGCCTTGGACGCTTTGCGGGAAGAACATAGAGAAAAATTACGAAGACAAGCGGAAGAAGCTGAGAGGCAAAGACAAATGTTGATGGCTCAAAAATTGGCGATTATgaggaagaaaaaacaagAATATTTACAATACCAACGTCAACTTgctttacaaaaaattcaggaacaagaaagagaaatgCAAATGAGACAAGAACAACAAaagcaacagtatataatgg gtGGCTATCAAGCTGTCTCTGGTTTTATTGGACCATCTCAAGGTTCACCTGTTCGGCACGTCCAGTATGAAACACCAGGAACTAACTACAACCCTATGTCACCAACAAATCAGGGATTTATATATGGACAACCTACTATGAAACAATATCCTATGCAAAGTTACAATATGCCACCTCATGTAATGGGGCCGATAGCTAATCAAGACCAACAGCCACCCGATGCTGTTCAGGGGCATGAAGGAATGGGCCGAATTTCTGTTTCTGGCCCAGGAATG CAGGCAGGTGGACATCAGATGGGACCGCCACCACAAGGTCCTCCATCAAGTCATATAACGCAAACACAGCCTACACCGGTACATTTGCCACCACAACAGGGTGCTCCACAAATTACACAATCAGGACCACCAACTCAGATGGGTATACCTCAGGTACCTCAGAGTCATATGGGTCCTTCACCTGCACAAATAGGACCTGGAGCTCATGGCTCCCCTGGACAAGTTGTTGGTTTGCCACCACAAATGGGACCTCAGCAACCGTCTACGATGTCAGGTCCTCAAGGACCCTCGATGCAGTCTCATGTTTCAAATACAC CTATTTCATCCCAAGGAACAGGAACTATCCAAGTACCTCCTGGAACTACGATTGGAACGATGTTAACATCGAATCCGCCGATGCAAGGTCCTCAGGGAGCTAGTGTACCGACAATGCAAGGTATGGCCCAGGCCCCGGTATCTCAAGGACAACAATTACAGTACCAGCCACCAAATTCTCTACCAGTCGCATCAAATGAACCCACACAAGTGAAAAAAGATGCGAAACCGGAAACAGCAGAACTAATTTCCTTTGATTGA
- the LOC132913154 gene encoding hepatocyte growth factor-regulated tyrosine kinase substrate isoform X2: MFRSSLNFDKLLDKATNPYQLEPDWVAVLQICDLIRQGDVQPKAVLAAIKKRTTNINPHVALYALLVLESCVKNCGTLIHDEIGTKQFMEQLKELVKTTTYDNVKLKALELIQAWAHAFRNSPKYRAVQDTLNIMKAEGYKFPTLKESDAMFIADTAPAWADGDVCHRCRVSFSMVQRKHHCRACGQVFCSQCSSKVSTLPKFGIEKEVRVCEACYEKVNKPSTAQIKEGDLPAEYLNSSLAQQQQVPPRKTAAELQEEEELNLAIALSQSEAEHQEKEKKRGSRTTKVNPPSTRVARASSPPPSPQEETEVDPELAKYLNRKRWELRQSALEEHSSRADVTSPSAPNISSPMPQKVIIVKQQNGEVDTQMEEFVNALRSQVEIFVNRMKSNSSRGRSIANDSSVQTLFLNITAMHSRLLRYIQEQDDSRVYYEGLQDKLTQMKDARAALDALREEHREKLRRQAEEAERQRQMLMAQKLAIMRKKKQEYLQYQRQLALQKIQEQEREMQMRQEQQKQQYIMGGYQAVSGFIGPSQGSPVRHVQYETPGTNYNPMSPTNQGFIYGQPTMKQYPMQSYNMPPHVMGPIANQDQQPPDAVQGHEGMGRISVSGPGMMSQITNPIPQLQQAGGHQMGPPPQGPPSSHITQTQPTPVHLPPQQGAPQITQSGPPTQMGIPQVPQSHMGPSPAQIGPGAHGSPGQVVGLPPQMGPQQPSTMSGPQGPSMQSHVSNTPISSQGTGTIQVPPGTTIGTMLTSNPPMQGPQGASVPTMQGMAQAPVSQGQQLQYQPPNSLPVASNEPTQVKKDAKPETAELISFD; this comes from the exons ATGTTTCGCAGTTCGCTTAATTTTGACAAATTATTAG ataaaGCAACGAATCCTTATCAACTTGAACCTGACTGGGTAGCAGTACTTCAAATATGTGATTTAATACGTCAAGGAGATGTGCA ACCTAAAGCAGTACTTGCAGCCATCAAAAAGAGAACAACAAATATAAATCCACATGTAGCTTTATATGCTCTATTG GTTCTAGAATCTTGTGTCAAAAATTGTGGTACGCTTATACATGATGAAATTGGTACTAAGCAATTCATGGAACAACTTAAAGAATTAGTGAAGACAACAACTTATGATAATGTTAAACTTAAAGCTTTAGAATTGATTCAAGCCTGGGCACATGCCTTTCGAAATAGTCCTAAATATAGAGCAGTACAA GATACACTTAATATTATGAAAGCTGAAGGATATAAGTTTCCTACTTTAAAAGAAAGTGATGCTATGTTTATTGCTGACACTGCCCCAGCATGGGCAGATGGAGATGTGTGTCATCGTTGTCGGGTATCATTTAGTATGGTACAAAGAAAACATCATTGCAGAGCATGTGGTCAAGTATTTTGTAGTCAATGTTCGAGTAAAGTATCCACACTGCCTAAATTTGGAATTGAAAAGGAAGTTAGAGTGTGCGAAGCATGCTATGAAAAAGTTAATAA ACCATCTACTGCTCAAATTAAAGAGGGAGATTTACCTGCTGAATATCTCAACAGCTCTTTAGCTCAACAACAAcaa GTACCTCCCAGGAAAACAGCAGCAGAActacaagaagaagaagaacttaATCTTGCCATAGCCTTAAGTCAAAGTGAAGCAGAACatcaagaaaaagaaaaaaaacgggGAAGTCGTACAACAAAAGTAAACCCACCCAGCACACGCGTTGCGAGAGCATCTTCTCCACCACCATCACCT caAGAAGAGACGGAGGTTGATCCTGAGCTTGCAAAGTACTTGAATCGCAAACGTTGGGAACTAAGACAAAGTGCATTAGAAGAACATAGTTCTAGAGCAGATGTTACCAGTCCTTCTGCTCCTAATATAAGCAGTCCAATGCCACAAAAAGTTATAATTGTTAAACAACAAAATGGAGAAGTTGATACTCAAATGGAAGAATTTGTTAATGCCTTACGATCTCaagttgaaatttttgttaatagaATGAAAAGCAATTCGTCAAGAGGCAGATCAATTGCTAATGATAGTTCTGTACAAACTTTGTTCTTAAATATTACTGCTATGCATTCAAG ATTATTGAGATATATTCAAGAACAAGACGATAGTAGAGTATACTATGAAGGTCTTCAAGATAAATTAACACAAATGAAAGATGCTAGAGCTGCCTTGGACGCTTTGCGGGAAGAACATAGAGAAAAATTACGAAGACAAGCGGAAGAAGCTGAGAGGCAAAGACAAATGTTGATGGCTCAAAAATTGGCGATTATgaggaagaaaaaacaagAATATTTACAATACCAACGTCAACTTgctttacaaaaaattcaggaacaagaaagagaaatgCAAATGAGACAAGAACAACAAaagcaacagtatataatgg gtGGCTATCAAGCTGTCTCTGGTTTTATTGGACCATCTCAAGGTTCACCTGTTCGGCACGTCCAGTATGAAACACCAGGAACTAACTACAACCCTATGTCACCAACAAATCAGGGATTTATATATGGACAACCTACTATGAAACAATATCCTATGCAAAGTTACAATATGCCACCTCATGTAATGGGGCCGATAGCTAATCAAGACCAACAGCCACCCGATGCTGTTCAGGGGCATGAAGGAATGGGCCGAATTTCTGTTTCTGGCCCAGGAATG ATGTCTCAAATTACAAATCCCATACCGCAACTTCAGCAGGCAGGTGGACATCAGATGGGACCGCCACCACAAGGTCCTCCATCAAGTCATATAACGCAAACACAGCCTACACCGGTACATTTGCCACCACAACAGGGTGCTCCACAAATTACACAATCAGGACCACCAACTCAGATGGGTATACCTCAGGTACCTCAGAGTCATATGGGTCCTTCACCTGCACAAATAGGACCTGGAGCTCATGGCTCCCCTGGACAAGTTGTTGGTTTGCCACCACAAATGGGACCTCAGCAACCGTCTACGATGTCAGGTCCTCAAGGACCCTCGATGCAGTCTCATGTTTCAAATACAC CTATTTCATCCCAAGGAACAGGAACTATCCAAGTACCTCCTGGAACTACGATTGGAACGATGTTAACATCGAATCCGCCGATGCAAGGTCCTCAGGGAGCTAGTGTACCGACAATGCAAGGTATGGCCCAGGCCCCGGTATCTCAAGGACAACAATTACAGTACCAGCCACCAAATTCTCTACCAGTCGCATCAAATGAACCCACACAAGTGAAAAAAGATGCGAAACCGGAAACAGCAGAACTAATTTCCTTTGATTGA
- the LOC132913154 gene encoding hepatocyte growth factor-regulated tyrosine kinase substrate isoform X4, with amino-acid sequence MFRSSLNFDKLLDKATNPYQLEPDWVAVLQICDLIRQGDVQPKAVLAAIKKRTTNINPHVALYALLVLESCVKNCGTLIHDEIGTKQFMEQLKELVKTTTYDNVKLKALELIQAWAHAFRNSPKYRAVQDTLNIMKAEGYKFPTLKESDAMFIADTAPAWADGDVCHRCRVSFSMVQRKHHCRACGQVFCSQCSSKVSTLPKFGIEKEVRVCEACYEKVNKPSTAQIKEGDLPAEYLNSSLAQQQQVPPRKTAAELQEEEELNLAIALSQSEAEHQEKEKKRGSRTTKVNPPSTRVARASSPPPSPQEETEVDPELAKYLNRKRWELRQSALEEHSSRADVTSPSAPNISSPMPQKVIIVKQQNGEVDTQMEEFVNALRSQVEIFVNRMKSNSSRGRSIANDSSVQTLFLNITAMHSRLLRYIQEQDDSRVYYEGLQDKLTQMKDARAALDALREEHREKLRRQAEEAERQRQMLMAQKLAIMRKKKQEYLQYQRQLALQKIQEQEREMQMRQEQQKQQYIMGGYQAVSGFIGPSQGSPVRHVQYETPGTNYNPMSPTNQGFIYGQPTMKQYPMQSYNMPPHVMGPIANQDQQPPDAVQGHEGMGRISVSGPGMAGGHQMGPPPQGPPSSHITQTQPTPVHLPPQQGAPQITQSGPPTQMGIPQVPQSHMGPSPAQIGPGAHGSPGQVVGLPPQMGPQQPSTMSGPQGPSMQSHVSNTPISSQGTGTIQVPPGTTIGTMLTSNPPMQGPQGASVPTMQGMAQAPVSQGQQLQYQPPNSLPVASNEPTQVKKDAKPETAELISFD; translated from the exons ATGTTTCGCAGTTCGCTTAATTTTGACAAATTATTAG ataaaGCAACGAATCCTTATCAACTTGAACCTGACTGGGTAGCAGTACTTCAAATATGTGATTTAATACGTCAAGGAGATGTGCA ACCTAAAGCAGTACTTGCAGCCATCAAAAAGAGAACAACAAATATAAATCCACATGTAGCTTTATATGCTCTATTG GTTCTAGAATCTTGTGTCAAAAATTGTGGTACGCTTATACATGATGAAATTGGTACTAAGCAATTCATGGAACAACTTAAAGAATTAGTGAAGACAACAACTTATGATAATGTTAAACTTAAAGCTTTAGAATTGATTCAAGCCTGGGCACATGCCTTTCGAAATAGTCCTAAATATAGAGCAGTACAA GATACACTTAATATTATGAAAGCTGAAGGATATAAGTTTCCTACTTTAAAAGAAAGTGATGCTATGTTTATTGCTGACACTGCCCCAGCATGGGCAGATGGAGATGTGTGTCATCGTTGTCGGGTATCATTTAGTATGGTACAAAGAAAACATCATTGCAGAGCATGTGGTCAAGTATTTTGTAGTCAATGTTCGAGTAAAGTATCCACACTGCCTAAATTTGGAATTGAAAAGGAAGTTAGAGTGTGCGAAGCATGCTATGAAAAAGTTAATAA ACCATCTACTGCTCAAATTAAAGAGGGAGATTTACCTGCTGAATATCTCAACAGCTCTTTAGCTCAACAACAAcaa GTACCTCCCAGGAAAACAGCAGCAGAActacaagaagaagaagaacttaATCTTGCCATAGCCTTAAGTCAAAGTGAAGCAGAACatcaagaaaaagaaaaaaaacgggGAAGTCGTACAACAAAAGTAAACCCACCCAGCACACGCGTTGCGAGAGCATCTTCTCCACCACCATCACCT caAGAAGAGACGGAGGTTGATCCTGAGCTTGCAAAGTACTTGAATCGCAAACGTTGGGAACTAAGACAAAGTGCATTAGAAGAACATAGTTCTAGAGCAGATGTTACCAGTCCTTCTGCTCCTAATATAAGCAGTCCAATGCCACAAAAAGTTATAATTGTTAAACAACAAAATGGAGAAGTTGATACTCAAATGGAAGAATTTGTTAATGCCTTACGATCTCaagttgaaatttttgttaatagaATGAAAAGCAATTCGTCAAGAGGCAGATCAATTGCTAATGATAGTTCTGTACAAACTTTGTTCTTAAATATTACTGCTATGCATTCAAG ATTATTGAGATATATTCAAGAACAAGACGATAGTAGAGTATACTATGAAGGTCTTCAAGATAAATTAACACAAATGAAAGATGCTAGAGCTGCCTTGGACGCTTTGCGGGAAGAACATAGAGAAAAATTACGAAGACAAGCGGAAGAAGCTGAGAGGCAAAGACAAATGTTGATGGCTCAAAAATTGGCGATTATgaggaagaaaaaacaagAATATTTACAATACCAACGTCAACTTgctttacaaaaaattcaggaacaagaaagagaaatgCAAATGAGACAAGAACAACAAaagcaacagtatataatgg gtGGCTATCAAGCTGTCTCTGGTTTTATTGGACCATCTCAAGGTTCACCTGTTCGGCACGTCCAGTATGAAACACCAGGAACTAACTACAACCCTATGTCACCAACAAATCAGGGATTTATATATGGACAACCTACTATGAAACAATATCCTATGCAAAGTTACAATATGCCACCTCATGTAATGGGGCCGATAGCTAATCAAGACCAACAGCCACCCGATGCTGTTCAGGGGCATGAAGGAATGGGCCGAATTTCTGTTTCTGGCCCAGGAATG GCAGGTGGACATCAGATGGGACCGCCACCACAAGGTCCTCCATCAAGTCATATAACGCAAACACAGCCTACACCGGTACATTTGCCACCACAACAGGGTGCTCCACAAATTACACAATCAGGACCACCAACTCAGATGGGTATACCTCAGGTACCTCAGAGTCATATGGGTCCTTCACCTGCACAAATAGGACCTGGAGCTCATGGCTCCCCTGGACAAGTTGTTGGTTTGCCACCACAAATGGGACCTCAGCAACCGTCTACGATGTCAGGTCCTCAAGGACCCTCGATGCAGTCTCATGTTTCAAATACAC CTATTTCATCCCAAGGAACAGGAACTATCCAAGTACCTCCTGGAACTACGATTGGAACGATGTTAACATCGAATCCGCCGATGCAAGGTCCTCAGGGAGCTAGTGTACCGACAATGCAAGGTATGGCCCAGGCCCCGGTATCTCAAGGACAACAATTACAGTACCAGCCACCAAATTCTCTACCAGTCGCATCAAATGAACCCACACAAGTGAAAAAAGATGCGAAACCGGAAACAGCAGAACTAATTTCCTTTGATTGA
- the LOC132913154 gene encoding hepatocyte growth factor-regulated tyrosine kinase substrate isoform X1, with protein sequence MFRSSLNFDKLLDKATNPYQLEPDWVAVLQICDLIRQGDVQPKAVLAAIKKRTTNINPHVALYALLVLESCVKNCGTLIHDEIGTKQFMEQLKELVKTTTYDNVKLKALELIQAWAHAFRNSPKYRAVQDTLNIMKAEGYKFPTLKESDAMFIADTAPAWADGDVCHRCRVSFSMVQRKHHCRACGQVFCSQCSSKVSTLPKFGIEKEVRVCEACYEKVNKPSTAQIKEGDLPAEYLNSSLAQQQQVPPRKTAAELQEEEELNLAIALSQSEAEHQEKEKKRGSRTTKVNPPSTRVARASSPPPSPQEETEVDPELAKYLNRKRWELRQSALEEHSSRADVTSPSAPNISSPMPQKVIIVKQQNGEVDTQMEEFVNALRSQVEIFVNRMKSNSSRGRSIANDSSVQTLFLNITAMHSRLLRYIQEQDDSRVYYEGLQDKLTQMKDARAALDALREEHREKLRRQAEEAERQRQMLMAQKLAIMRKKKQEYLQYQRQLALQKIQEQEREMQMRQEQQKQQYIMGGYQAVSGFIGPSQGSPVRHVQYETPGTNYNPMSPTNQGFIYGQPTMKQYPMQSYNMPPHVMGPIANQDQQPPDAVQGHEGMGRISVSGPGMMSQITNPIPQLQQAGGHQMGPPPQGPPSSHITQTQPTPVHLPPQQGAPQITQSGPPTQMGIPQVPQSHMGPSPAQIGPGAHGSPGQVVGLPPQMGPQQPSTMSGPQGPSMQSHVSNTPISSQGPSMQSHVSNTPISSQGTGTIQVPPGTTIGTMLTSNPPMQGPQGASVPTMQGMAQAPVSQGQQLQYQPPNSLPVASNEPTQVKKDAKPETAELISFD encoded by the exons ATGTTTCGCAGTTCGCTTAATTTTGACAAATTATTAG ataaaGCAACGAATCCTTATCAACTTGAACCTGACTGGGTAGCAGTACTTCAAATATGTGATTTAATACGTCAAGGAGATGTGCA ACCTAAAGCAGTACTTGCAGCCATCAAAAAGAGAACAACAAATATAAATCCACATGTAGCTTTATATGCTCTATTG GTTCTAGAATCTTGTGTCAAAAATTGTGGTACGCTTATACATGATGAAATTGGTACTAAGCAATTCATGGAACAACTTAAAGAATTAGTGAAGACAACAACTTATGATAATGTTAAACTTAAAGCTTTAGAATTGATTCAAGCCTGGGCACATGCCTTTCGAAATAGTCCTAAATATAGAGCAGTACAA GATACACTTAATATTATGAAAGCTGAAGGATATAAGTTTCCTACTTTAAAAGAAAGTGATGCTATGTTTATTGCTGACACTGCCCCAGCATGGGCAGATGGAGATGTGTGTCATCGTTGTCGGGTATCATTTAGTATGGTACAAAGAAAACATCATTGCAGAGCATGTGGTCAAGTATTTTGTAGTCAATGTTCGAGTAAAGTATCCACACTGCCTAAATTTGGAATTGAAAAGGAAGTTAGAGTGTGCGAAGCATGCTATGAAAAAGTTAATAA ACCATCTACTGCTCAAATTAAAGAGGGAGATTTACCTGCTGAATATCTCAACAGCTCTTTAGCTCAACAACAAcaa GTACCTCCCAGGAAAACAGCAGCAGAActacaagaagaagaagaacttaATCTTGCCATAGCCTTAAGTCAAAGTGAAGCAGAACatcaagaaaaagaaaaaaaacgggGAAGTCGTACAACAAAAGTAAACCCACCCAGCACACGCGTTGCGAGAGCATCTTCTCCACCACCATCACCT caAGAAGAGACGGAGGTTGATCCTGAGCTTGCAAAGTACTTGAATCGCAAACGTTGGGAACTAAGACAAAGTGCATTAGAAGAACATAGTTCTAGAGCAGATGTTACCAGTCCTTCTGCTCCTAATATAAGCAGTCCAATGCCACAAAAAGTTATAATTGTTAAACAACAAAATGGAGAAGTTGATACTCAAATGGAAGAATTTGTTAATGCCTTACGATCTCaagttgaaatttttgttaatagaATGAAAAGCAATTCGTCAAGAGGCAGATCAATTGCTAATGATAGTTCTGTACAAACTTTGTTCTTAAATATTACTGCTATGCATTCAAG ATTATTGAGATATATTCAAGAACAAGACGATAGTAGAGTATACTATGAAGGTCTTCAAGATAAATTAACACAAATGAAAGATGCTAGAGCTGCCTTGGACGCTTTGCGGGAAGAACATAGAGAAAAATTACGAAGACAAGCGGAAGAAGCTGAGAGGCAAAGACAAATGTTGATGGCTCAAAAATTGGCGATTATgaggaagaaaaaacaagAATATTTACAATACCAACGTCAACTTgctttacaaaaaattcaggaacaagaaagagaaatgCAAATGAGACAAGAACAACAAaagcaacagtatataatgg gtGGCTATCAAGCTGTCTCTGGTTTTATTGGACCATCTCAAGGTTCACCTGTTCGGCACGTCCAGTATGAAACACCAGGAACTAACTACAACCCTATGTCACCAACAAATCAGGGATTTATATATGGACAACCTACTATGAAACAATATCCTATGCAAAGTTACAATATGCCACCTCATGTAATGGGGCCGATAGCTAATCAAGACCAACAGCCACCCGATGCTGTTCAGGGGCATGAAGGAATGGGCCGAATTTCTGTTTCTGGCCCAGGAATG ATGTCTCAAATTACAAATCCCATACCGCAACTTCAGCAGGCAGGTGGACATCAGATGGGACCGCCACCACAAGGTCCTCCATCAAGTCATATAACGCAAACACAGCCTACACCGGTACATTTGCCACCACAACAGGGTGCTCCACAAATTACACAATCAGGACCACCAACTCAGATGGGTATACCTCAGGTACCTCAGAGTCATATGGGTCCTTCACCTGCACAAATAGGACCTGGAGCTCATGGCTCCCCTGGACAAGTTGTTGGTTTGCCACCACAAATGGGACCTCAGCAACCGTCTACGATGTCAGGTCCTCAAGGACCCTCGATGCAGTCTCATGTTTCAAATACACCTATTTCATCCCAAGGACCCTCGATGCAGTCTCATGTTTCAAATACACCTATTTCATCCCAAGGAACAGGAACTATCCAAGTACCTCCTGGAACTACGATTGGAACGATGTTAACATCGAATCCGCCGATGCAAGGTCCTCAGGGAGCTAGTGTACCGACAATGCAAGGTATGGCCCAGGCCCCGGTATCTCAAGGACAACAATTACAGTACCAGCCACCAAATTCTCTACCAGTCGCATCAAATGAACCCACACAAGTGAAAAAAGATGCGAAACCGGAAACAGCAGAACTAATTTCCTTTGATTGA